The nucleotide window CAGTAGCTTAATAAGAGTCAGGCTTGAGAAAAACCAACTTACAGGGAATCTAGCGGATGATTTGGGGATAAACCCACGGTTGAACTATTTAGATTTGAGTGACAACAAATTCTATGGCAAACTTCCATCGAAATGGGAGGGCTTCCTACGTTTGTCAACATTGAAAATCTCAAGTAATAATATTTCGGGCCAAATTCCACCAAACCTGGGAAATGCAACTGTGCTGCAAGTAATTGACCTCTCTTCAAATCACATTGTTGGAGGGATTCCCAAAGAATTAGGGAAATTAAAGTTGCTCGAACTATTTCTTAATGATAACCAGCTTTCAGGTGGCATTCCACATGAAATAATGGTATCTGACCTTGAACGTCTCAACTTGGCAGCAAACAGTTTAAGTGGATCGATTCCTGAACGACTTGGAGCATGCTCAAAACTATTGACCTTGAATCTTAGCAACAATAGTTTTAAAAGCAGCATTCCTCCAGAGATTGGCAATTTGCATTTTCTGGTAAATCTTGATCTCAGTCGTAATTTGTTGATGGATAACATCCCGTCACAACTCGGAGAACTACAAATGCTTGAGACATTAAACCTCTCCCTCAACAAGCTATCAGGTACCATCCCAATCTCTTTCAATAATTTGGTGAGCTTGACAACAGTAAACATATCCTACAATGAGTTGGAAGGCCCTGTTCCCAACATTAAAGCCTTTCAAGATGCTTCTTTCGATGCACTTAGAAACAACAAGGGCCTATGTGGCAATGCAACCGGATTGAAAGCCTGCGTCTCTCCTAAAACCAATAGAACTGCACGGAAAATGGGTTACAAAATTATAACACTGATTGTTCTTCCTGTTTTAGGTGGTCTGTTTCTATTTATTTTCCTGCTTGGAGGTCTTTTCATTCTTCGCCACAAGACTAAAAGCAGAAAATCCAGGTCAGGGGACGAACATTGTATAGACATTTTCAAATCATGCGGCCTGCAGgatggaaaaatgctatatagagACATTATTAAGGCCACTGAGGATTTCAGCTCCAATTGCTGCATTGGAGTAGGGGGATATGGAATTGTTTATAAAGCTGTGTTGCCAACAGGTCAGGTGATTGCCATAAAGAAACTTCACCAATCACAAGATGGTAAGACATCTAATTTGAAGGCATTTAGAAGTGAGATTCGTGCTCTATCTGATGTACGACATCGAAACATTGTGAAGTTATATGGTTTTTGTTCACATCCAAAGAACTCATTTCTGATTTACGAGTACGTAGAAAGAGGAAGCTTGAAGATGATTTTGAGTAAGGATGAAAAGGCAATGGAGTTGGATTGGAAGAAGAGGCTTAATATTGTAAAAGGAATAGCTAATGCATTGTGCTATATGCATTGTGATTGTTCTCCCCCGATTGTTCATCGTGACATTTCCAGCAACAATGTTCTTTTGGATTTAGAGTACGAGGCTCATGTTTCTGATTTTGGCACTGCAAGGCTCTTGATGCCTGACTCCTCCAACTGGACCTCATTTGCAGGCACCTTGGGTTACGTAGCTCCAGGTACAcatctatattttttttttatttttttttttgctttaatTGTAAAAATCATATATGTATTTTTATTCTTTCTATAGAGCTAGCCTATACCATGAAAGTGGACAAAAAATGCGATGTGTATAGCTTTGGAGTGGTGACACTTGAAATAATAATGGGAAGGCATCCAGCAAGTATTATCTCCTCACTTTCTTCTGCAGCATCAGCGACTTCATCGCCAACATCTTCAACAATTGATCGATGTACACCATTTGTGGATATAATAGACCAACGGCTCCCACCTCCTCAAAATGAAGTTGCTGAGTTTGTTGTCTATATTGCCAGGCTTGCATTCGCATGCCTCTGTGGTAATCCCCAATCTCGGCCAACCATGCAGCAAATTTCAATGAAGCTAATATCAAGGTGGTCTCATTTGGCGAAGCCATTTTCCATGGTAGAGTTGGGGGAATTATTGGGTCATGAAGATGTCATTGTATAAACTATAAAGACTAATTTACCACTAAGTTTTGAAGTGTGGCAAAACCCATAAATTAGTCCCTgtcatattttttaataataatttggttctcaaaatttaattgtgctaATAAATTAGTCCCTATCATTAATTGCTTTTTAATCTGAAACAATTTAGtccttgaattttttttattagcaaaATAATCCCTAaatctaataaaataaaattcagagacaattttgttaaaaaaaaaaagatgcattctaaaaaaaattaaaatttttatatttgtaCAACTAAAGGAATGCTGTAAAGGGGAGAAAACATATCTAAATTCATattccttaaatttttttaattagtgaaattaattttattttaacttttcttttaatttattatattatgatTTTATGTTCATAGTCACAGACAACCTTCACTGCCAGTTCACAGCCTTCTTTCGTCGCCTCTTGATGACAAGCTCGCCTCGATTAGATTCAACATTTAACCTATACCTTGGACTGCTCTTCAACAATTCTCTCTCTCAAGTTTGTGGAATATGGCATCCACAAAGGAATTTGCTTGTGTCTTAAGAAAATGTTCTGGGTTTAATTTACTCTCAAAATCTAACTCAAAGGGTAGGAGTGTTCAAGTTCATATAAGGGCACATTACCCCTATCCCAAATCAATGTGGGATTTTAGCACACCCCTTTCATGCCCAAAACCAAACACCAAGGGATACAATTTTAAGAAAATGAGTCAAGTCTAACTCTCCCCTAAAGGTTAGTTCAAGGGAGAGGAGTGGCTAAAGCCATATAAGAGGCACGTTAACCTTATCCCAAATCAAAATGGGATCTTAATAAACTTCGCACACGCCCAATACCGAATAGGTGGAGCATAAAATACTTACGGGAGACCCAAACATTAGTTGAAAGTCTCTGATACCATCTTAAAAAAATGAGTCAAACCTAAGTCACCCTAAAACCTAACTCACGAAGGAGTAGTGCTCAAAACCATATAAAGCACATTACCGTGCTCAAAACCATATAAAGCACATTACCCTATTCCAAACCAAGTGCTCTTTCCTTGCATGTTGTATCCCTTCCAACAAAACAAAGGCTTATTATTAAGCAACTGTGACACTTTTGCTATTACTttatctgtcacgacccaacctatgggccggatcggtactagaacctgggccagcctaaagctccgaggctcgtagtaagcctaactattccttaacccaactctaaggcccatttggggccaatttcaagaattcaaccggacagaatccggccataaagtgaacctttcaacggggagtttttgactcaccctacctgtaaacacaatatataatcaattggagagctcagctcaccctccacatactcaatgtcataaaaataaatggaagcttagctccctcatccagtccaacaaacatatatataattagtttacaggtccaacatgaaaatttatattacagacccaaatcaaataaatatttctaacacatacagaaattctaggagttaacaaaattacacaaacatgaatagacgacctgcgagggagaaaagcaggttaaccacaataataatcctcctgtaacctgaaaaaatattgaacaggagtaagcatttgactcagagagtaaaatatcaattttaaccatattctctataactatctaaagctaatgcatcctgtagagtgaaatacaacatcagcaatattttcacatcataatagcaaaaaggtaatttggagcacttacacgcccgataatgtcaaacaatatatatatgggagctgatcccctatacagctctcttatttcaacctgtgccagtgaagaactcagctcggacttccacttaataaaccaaatcagggtcccagcgaagaactcaagccgtgtctaccccgaaggaccggttcccagtgaagatctcaagccgtgtctacccgtcctatccatagctaacaccacatcacacgcacgccaacacacgcgcactgcttcaaattaccacaataacatccatggcattttaacagttgtgaatgcaacataaaacgtgcctagagtttaactacttagatatatacatataagtgatgcatgggcatgcttgaacatataataatatcgaaattataattaaaattaatattttactcacatacttgacaacagtcactgtggcggctgggcggaggaagaaggctgtcccggctcatctgacaattttattacaatcatttaataaatttgactcaatataaactaagaaaagaccaaatacgtcctaactcgtgccgaaaatccggcagagtctcccttatacctaggacctacccaacctgcaaataggtttaaaacacacttctatatccaccaaccatatacccacaactcaatcatatcacacagcccctcttggacccatccaaacagtcatcaatcacaatatgtaaaattacaatttagtccttataattgaccctttttgcaaaaactacccaaataaactctaaaaattctaaaacttgccCCGCGGTCCTCAGCAATATTACtgagctaatgcaaaaagaatcataattttctgagctaccacgaatattttatgaatttttaatcccattcaagcactataAAATTACGAAAAattaaggttcgggtttacctatgccgattctgatcttggaaacgcgctcgggacatttgataacggtggggtagccaaaatctcggcccaattcagagactttttcggtagcctgcctgtctggccggaaattcatagacccaggcaactgtcgaatttctgcgaattgaaggtacctacacgaaaccCACAATACgaaggttagtatataatttttacggaattttctaagctcatttaatgctcgaaaaaatactacgaaattTCATGgaacccaccaaaaaacggtgtcgaaaaattttgaaatttatattgccgcgaactctcgacgagtagagtgctctggtactcttttgttttctcgtggggttcatggtttgggagaaatctaacccaaaagtcgaaatgggctaaaactttttggacaaaaattggacaaaccgctctatagattttggtgttcttggtgtctatggaaagctctcgaggtgtagatggtgtttgacacaagacccggcccaatcggcAGCCGGATCGGCCAGATTTTGATCAGGAAGTTGAAACGGCGCGCGCGCATCAGGTGGTCTTCGCATGCGTTTTCCAGCCGCCTGGAGTGTCGGCCGGCAGTGGGGAGGTGGTGGGGcggtgcgccggcgaggtggggaagcTTGGGAGGCAGCGGCAcggcctgggggtgagggaggCGAGAGAAAACAGGAAGGGAAGGAGGAGAGGTCGGGCGCGCGagggagaagaaggaagaaaaagaaaagagccggtccgattctatcggtccgatccggtctggttcgattcggcctgttcgattcaggatacaaaattttgaatttttactctgccttgaacCAAAAATGagacccaaaaattctgaaaaaattctagaaaattcagaaaatttgtagactctaaatatatttttagttttgccacgtggtctttaaattaatttttaaaaatcatcaaagttttatattttcgagaaatcaaacccaatttcgaaaatccgaaaaattttaaataatttcttaaaatttaaataaaaataaaaatattaatattactcacaaaataataaatttaaaaatttggggtgttacattcttcccccccttacagaaaattcatccttgaatttttacacaaggcagaataaggtactgaattatacattgaatagataagggtacttgctacgcatgtcccgctctgactcccaagtgcgctctgactcccaagtgcactcttccactgactggctcctccacaaaaccttaaccatagggatctgttttgatcttaactgcctcacttgatagtccactatggctacaggttgcttctcaaacgtcaagttttctttcagctctactacatccggctataacacatgagaaggatcaggaatgtatttcctgagcatagagatgtgGAATACAGGATGAACGTGGGAagggttgggtggtaactccaaccggtagacaactgctccaactctatcagtaacctcaaaaggtccaatataccggggtgccaacttgcccttcttttcaaatctcatgactcccttcatcggagaaaccttcaggaatacatagtcgcctactgcaaactccacatccctccgtctggggtctgcataactcttctgcctactgaaagttgttttcaatcgttccctgattaaaggaactatctctgaagtgtactgcactaggtctacatcatgcacctttgcttctcccatttccgtccaacacaaaaGAGACctgcactttcttccatatagtgcctcatagggtgccatccctatgctggaatggtaactgttgttgtaggcaaactccaccaaaggtaactgatcatcccattgacctccaaaatccaaaatacaaatgcggagcatgtcttctagtgtttggattgtcctttcagactgtccatctgtctgagggtggaaagcagtactaaagtttaactgtgtgccaagtgcctcctgtaatttcctccaaaatcgagaagtgaactggggccctctgtcagatattatggaagcaggaactccatgcaatctgactatttctcgaatataaagtcgggcgtactgtgcaacagaagatatgatcttcacaggcaagaaatgagctgatttagttaggcggtctacaattacccatatcgaatcatatcctcg belongs to Hevea brasiliensis isolate MT/VB/25A 57/8 chromosome 4, ASM3005281v1, whole genome shotgun sequence and includes:
- the LOC110670847 gene encoding MDIS1-interacting receptor like kinase 2-like: MASSFQELHSVLPLLLFNLVPLFLLSGQELAFASFAISFAGADHTIAVGNMEAEALLTWKASLHNQSQAVLSSWTGGSPCDWTGIYCNEAGSVINISLSNSRLKGTLQSLNFSSIPNLVEIHLFGNSLYGTIPSYIANLSKLTFLQLDLNDISGSIPSEISSLTSLGFLALSENLITGSIPQEIGMLNSLSYLDLSYNKLSGAIPASIGNLSNLKRLYLHGNELSGSIPQEIGLLTALNTLHLSENNLTGAIPTSIGKLTKLASLMLYNNGLSGALPIEMNNISALKTFQIKSNRFVGHLPQDICLGGLLENISASDNNFTGPIPKSLRNCSSLIRVRLEKNQLTGNLADDLGINPRLNYLDLSDNKFYGKLPSKWEGFLRLSTLKISSNNISGQIPPNLGNATVLQVIDLSSNHIVGGIPKELGKLKLLELFLNDNQLSGGIPHEIMVSDLERLNLAANSLSGSIPERLGACSKLLTLNLSNNSFKSSIPPEIGNLHFLVNLDLSRNLLMDNIPSQLGELQMLETLNLSLNKLSGTIPISFNNLVSLTTVNISYNELEGPVPNIKAFQDASFDALRNNKGLCGNATGLKACVSPKTNRTARKMGYKIITLIVLPVLGGLFLFIFLLGGLFILRHKTKSRKSRSGDEHCIDIFKSCGLQDGKMLYRDIIKATEDFSSNCCIGVGGYGIVYKAVLPTGQVIAIKKLHQSQDGKTSNLKAFRSEIRALSDVRHRNIVKLYGFCSHPKNSFLIYEYVERGSLKMILSKDEKAMELDWKKRLNIVKGIANALCYMHCDCSPPIVHRDISSNNVLLDLEYEAHVSDFGTARLLMPDSSNWTSFAGTLGYVAPELAYTMKVDKKCDVYSFGVVTLEIIMGRHPASIISSLSSAASATSSPTSSTIDRCTPFVDIIDQRLPPPQNEVAEFVVYIARLAFACLCGNPQSRPTMQQISMKLISRWSHLAKPFSMVELGELLGHEDVIV